The following coding sequences lie in one Microtus ochrogaster isolate Prairie Vole_2 chromosome 6, MicOch1.0, whole genome shotgun sequence genomic window:
- the Atp6v1g3 gene encoding V-type proton ATPase subunit G 3, which translates to MTSQSQGIQQLLQAEKRAKDKLEEAKKSKSTRNGKGRRLRQAKEEAVAETDQYRLQLEKEFRVKQSKIMGSQSHLSDEIEEQTLAKIKELNRSYNACMESVMNQLLSMVCSLQAEVHVNYRATD; encoded by the exons ATGACCAgccagtctcaggggatccaacagCTCCTGCAGGCAGAGAAGAGGGCCAAGGACAAGCTGGAGGAAGCAAAGAAGAGTAAGT CCACTAGAAATG GGAAGGGGAGGCGACTGAGACAAGCTAAGGAAGAAGCTGTGGCCGAGACTGACCAGTACAGACTGCAGCTGGAGAAGGAGTTCCGCGTAAAGCAGTCCAAG ATAATGGGCTCTCAGAGCCACCTATCAGATGAAATAGAAGAGCAAACACTAGCGAAGATAAAAGAGCTGAACAGGAGCTACAACGCATGTATGGAGAGTGTGATGAATCAGTTGCTGAGCATGGTGTGCAGCCTGCAAGCAGAAGTTCATGTGAACTACAGAGCCACCGACTGA